In the genome of Desulfuromonas sp. DDH964, one region contains:
- a CDS encoding DUF2087 domain-containing protein, which yields MDFRQHIIKCGTERLDPSPPPLRQLLAATPVAREEQDQRIGEYRRKVLETFFRHGRLEKLPAQQKKRLIVLEAFATRFEVRRRYREAEVTELITPLFEDYCTIRRLLVDAGLIRRAGASYWREEEGNPALPAPLKKEKRMPRNDPRRELKRALKQSAAPMGIYQIRCASNGRIYVAASPNLDGERNSRLFQLRMGKVVFSPELQKDLDQFGARAFTFEVLATLEPPGPGSDPKRALALLELEWLERLQPFGAQGYNSERKYRRERERFRLD from the coding sequence CCAGCTCCTCGCCGCGACCCCGGTCGCCCGGGAAGAGCAGGACCAGCGCATCGGGGAATACCGGCGCAAGGTGCTGGAAACCTTCTTCCGCCACGGCCGGCTCGAGAAGCTGCCGGCGCAGCAGAAGAAGCGGCTGATCGTGCTGGAGGCGTTCGCGACGCGCTTCGAGGTCAGACGACGCTACCGTGAGGCGGAGGTGACGGAGCTGATCACGCCGCTGTTTGAGGACTACTGCACCATCCGCCGGCTGCTGGTCGACGCCGGGCTGATCCGCCGCGCCGGGGCGAGCTACTGGCGGGAAGAAGAGGGGAACCCGGCGCTGCCGGCTCCGCTGAAGAAGGAGAAGAGAATGCCCAGAAACGATCCGCGCCGGGAACTCAAGCGGGCGCTGAAACAGAGCGCCGCGCCGATGGGGATTTACCAGATCCGCTGCGCCAGCAATGGACGTATCTACGTCGCCGCCAGTCCCAACCTCGACGGCGAGCGTAACAGCCGCCTGTTCCAGCTGCGGATGGGGAAGGTGGTCTTCAGTCCCGAATTGCAAAAGGACCTCGACCAGTTCGGCGCCAGGGCCTTCACCTTCGAGGTGCTGGCGACGCTGGAACCGCCGGGACCGGGAAGTGATCCGAAGCGGGCGCTGGCGCTGCTGGAACTGGAATGGCTGGAGCGGCTGCAGCCCTTCGGCGCGCAGGGGTACAACAGTGAGCGCAAGTACCGCCGCGAGCGGGAGCGGTTCCGTCTGGATTAA